In Pseudoalteromonas marina, a genomic segment contains:
- a CDS encoding DUF805 domain-containing protein, which produces MEHYMNALRSYADFSGRNRRKAYWMFVLFNTIFSIICNVIDGALGTMFIGSFYSLALLIPGLSAGARRLHDTGRSGWWQLLWLVPIIGWIVLIVFLAQDSHEGENDFGPNPKELAAEPAAV; this is translated from the coding sequence ATGGAACATTATATGAACGCACTGCGTAGCTACGCAGATTTTTCAGGTCGTAACCGCCGCAAAGCTTATTGGATGTTTGTATTATTTAATACCATCTTCTCAATTATCTGTAATGTTATTGATGGCGCATTAGGTACTATGTTTATTGGTTCTTTTTATAGTTTAGCGCTATTGATACCTGGTTTAAGTGCTGGTGCACGTCGTTTACACGATACTGGCCGCTCTGGTTGGTGGCAGCTTCTGTGGTTAGTGCCAATTATTGGTTGGATTGTATTAATTGTGTTCCTTGCACAAGACTCACATGAAGGCGAGAACGATTTTGGTCCTAATCCAAAAGAGTTAGCAGCAGAACCTGCTGCTGTATAA
- a CDS encoding dihydrolipoyllysine-residue acetyltransferase, translating into MAKDFILPDIGEGIVECEVVEWLVKEGDSVCEDQPICDVMTDKALVQIPAVHDGVITKLYHQKGEIAKVHAPLFAMDVAGEAADVETQEHNSAPQNNNTAEQLEDFILPDIGEGIVECEIVDWLVAEGDEIEEDQAVCDVMTDKALVQIPAKYTGIVQKLYYQKGEIAKVHSPLFQMTIAGSAPKQNIDVNQAVVKAQTNAAEQAAPVKVNQTAKVVNTKAVASPAVRRKARELDVDLTQVPGSGKNGRIYKQDIEEFIKGEVPNSIDTSPLNSSAVNTQSKTQSSSVRVEPIKGIKAAMAKQMVASVSTIPHFTFCDEIDLTDLIALRASMKEQYKAQGVKLTMMPFFVKALSLAMKEFPVLNSKVNEDCSELTYFNDHNIGIAVDSKIGLLVPNIKSCQSKNIVDVANELTRLTESAREGRVPPEDLKGGTISISNIGAIGGTIATPIINKPEVAIVALGKLQHLPRFDENGHVVSKAIMQVSWSGDHRVIDGGTIARFNNLWKSYLENPSAMMMAMS; encoded by the coding sequence ATGGCTAAAGATTTTATATTACCCGATATTGGTGAAGGCATTGTTGAGTGCGAAGTGGTTGAATGGCTAGTAAAAGAAGGTGATAGCGTTTGTGAAGATCAACCCATCTGTGACGTGATGACCGACAAAGCCCTAGTACAAATACCTGCTGTGCACGATGGAGTAATTACAAAGCTCTACCATCAAAAAGGCGAAATAGCTAAAGTGCATGCACCCTTGTTTGCAATGGATGTAGCAGGCGAAGCGGCTGACGTTGAAACGCAAGAGCATAACAGTGCACCCCAAAACAACAATACAGCTGAACAATTAGAAGATTTTATTTTACCAGATATTGGCGAAGGAATTGTTGAGTGCGAAATAGTCGACTGGTTAGTAGCCGAAGGCGATGAAATTGAAGAAGATCAAGCTGTTTGTGATGTAATGACTGATAAAGCCCTTGTGCAAATACCGGCCAAGTACACCGGTATCGTACAAAAGCTGTATTATCAGAAAGGCGAAATAGCTAAAGTACATAGCCCACTGTTTCAAATGACTATTGCTGGAAGTGCACCTAAGCAAAACATAGATGTAAACCAAGCCGTAGTAAAAGCGCAGACAAATGCAGCAGAGCAGGCAGCACCAGTAAAAGTTAATCAAACAGCAAAAGTGGTTAACACAAAAGCTGTTGCATCACCGGCTGTTAGACGAAAAGCACGTGAGCTTGATGTTGATTTAACACAAGTGCCGGGTAGTGGTAAAAATGGACGTATCTATAAGCAAGATATAGAAGAGTTTATTAAAGGTGAAGTACCTAACAGTATTGATACATCACCGCTTAATAGCAGTGCAGTCAACACACAAAGTAAAACGCAGAGCTCTAGCGTGCGTGTAGAGCCAATTAAAGGCATAAAAGCGGCGATGGCAAAACAAATGGTTGCCTCTGTTTCAACCATTCCACACTTTACATTTTGTGATGAAATAGATTTAACAGACCTTATTGCCCTAAGAGCTTCAATGAAAGAGCAATACAAAGCACAAGGCGTTAAGCTCACTATGATGCCTTTCTTTGTTAAAGCACTGTCGCTTGCGATGAAAGAATTCCCGGTTCTTAATTCTAAAGTAAATGAAGATTGCTCTGAGCTTACTTATTTTAACGATCATAATATTGGTATAGCAGTCGATTCTAAAATTGGCTTATTGGTGCCTAATATTAAGTCGTGCCAAAGTAAAAATATTGTTGATGTGGCTAATGAACTTACACGCCTTACTGAGTCCGCTCGCGAAGGGCGAGTACCACCTGAAGACTTAAAAGGCGGTACTATTAGCATTTCAAACATAGGTGCAATTGGCGGCACAATTGCCACACCAATTATTAATAAACCTGAAGTTGCTATTGTAGCGCTAGGTAAATTGCAGCATTTACCACGCTTTGATGAAAACGGCCATGTTGTGAGTAAGGCCATTATGCAAGTTAGTTGGTCTGGTGATCACCGTGTTATTGATGGCGGAACAATTGCTCGCTTTAATAACTTATGGAAATCGTACTTAGAAAATCCATCGGCAATGATGATGGCCATGAGTTAA